One genomic region from Microcoleus sp. FACHB-672 encodes:
- a CDS encoding cytochrome c biogenesis CcdA family protein, with protein MNRTKWFTQNFPKSNHSKIIMLGLLFGGTVLLVLILSRLNLRFLSEPFENFVFGVAESYQGWFESQVTNNPFVLIPLAFAGGLIASISPCILSLLPVNLSYIGTREITSRWDAFIKAGSFVLGVVTILSLFGLFSSFAGAVMIYFRGYIQIAVGAIIVLMGLNLAGIVPLPLPQIDFKLPIAGPYGVGLTFALLSSPCTSPVMFAVLSAGGATGSQVLSTLMMISYSLGYTAIIFFASLFTGFVKQTRFLLNHSQTIIRFASVVLILIGGYYLFEGVRWGISAMT; from the coding sequence ATGAATCGCACCAAATGGTTTACCCAAAACTTCCCTAAAAGCAATCATTCAAAAATCATAATGTTAGGGTTACTGTTTGGGGGAACAGTTTTACTGGTTCTGATTCTCAGTCGGCTCAACTTGCGGTTTTTATCCGAACCTTTTGAGAATTTCGTTTTCGGCGTAGCCGAAAGTTATCAGGGATGGTTTGAGTCTCAGGTAACAAATAACCCATTCGTTTTAATCCCCTTAGCCTTTGCCGGCGGACTGATTGCGAGTATCTCGCCCTGCATTTTATCCTTACTGCCGGTTAATCTCAGCTACATCGGCACCCGCGAAATTACCTCTCGTTGGGATGCCTTTATTAAAGCCGGCTCATTTGTTTTAGGCGTCGTCACCATTCTCAGCTTATTTGGGTTATTTTCTTCCTTTGCTGGGGCGGTGATGATTTACTTTCGGGGTTATATCCAAATTGCAGTGGGTGCAATTATTGTGCTGATGGGGCTAAATTTAGCCGGCATTGTGCCTCTGCCTTTACCCCAAATTGATTTTAAATTACCAATTGCCGGCCCTTATGGTGTCGGGTTAACCTTCGCACTGTTAAGTTCTCCCTGCACCAGTCCGGTTATGTTTGCCGTTCTCAGTGCCGGCGGCGCAACAGGTTCCCAAGTTTTAAGCACACTGATGATGATCAGTTATTCACTGGGTTATACAGCAATTATTTTCTTTGCCAGTCTCTTCACAGGTTTTGTCAAACAAACCCGCTTTTTACTCAACCACTCTCAAACCATCATTCGTTTTGCCAGCGTAGTGCTGATTCTAATTGGCGGCTACTATTTATTTGAGGGAGTGCGCTGGGGAATTTCAGCGATGACATAA
- a CDS encoding transposase produces MEVDFREILNGIFYVHRTGCQWEMMPHDLPPYSTVYNYFQKWQRKGSWQVIHDQVRQQMRTELGRDEQ; encoded by the coding sequence GTGGAAGTTGATTTCAGAGAAATTCTCAATGGCATATTCTACGTGCACCGAACGGGATGCCAATGGGAAATGATGCCCCACGATTTGCCTCCGTACAGCACAGTGTACAACTACTTCCAGAAGTGGCAGCGCAAAGGGAGCTGGCAAGTTATTCACGACCAAGTTCGCCAGCAAATGCGAACAGAATTAGGTAGAGACGAACAATAG
- the gmk gene encoding guanylate kinase — protein sequence MQSGKLIVLTGPSGVGKGTLLRSLLKRHPELYLSVSVTTRAPRKGEINGKHYYFIDRHQFEQLVAAGDLLEWAEFAGNYYGTLRRQVETHLQHGEWVVLEIELEGARQIRQTFPQALQLFILPPSVDTLETRIRQRGQDSEEAIARRLNRAVDEIAAADEFDIKIVNDELEKTLENIEAALFATV from the coding sequence ATGCAAAGCGGGAAACTGATTGTGCTGACTGGGCCGAGTGGCGTGGGCAAAGGAACTTTGTTGCGCTCATTGCTAAAGCGTCATCCTGAACTGTATCTGTCGGTATCTGTGACCACTCGCGCCCCTCGCAAGGGCGAGATTAATGGCAAACATTATTATTTCATTGACCGGCACCAATTTGAGCAACTGGTCGCGGCGGGCGACTTGCTGGAGTGGGCTGAGTTTGCGGGTAATTATTACGGAACCTTGCGCCGGCAAGTAGAAACTCATCTGCAGCACGGTGAATGGGTGGTACTCGAAATTGAGCTAGAAGGGGCAAGACAAATCAGGCAGACATTTCCTCAAGCGCTGCAATTGTTTATTCTGCCGCCCTCAGTCGATACCTTAGAAACTCGCATTCGCCAGCGGGGACAAGATTCGGAAGAAGCGATTGCAAGGCGTCTTAACCGCGCAGTTGACGAAATTGCCGCTGCCGATGAATTTGATATCAAGATTGTCAATGACGAGTTAGAAAAAACCTTAGAAAACATTGAGGCAGCTTTGTTTGCAACCGTGTAA
- a CDS encoding XRE family transcriptional regulator has protein sequence MILRGVSGECRSIQHSFLLERHLTQTKAAELLRIDQLKVSALMRGKLTGFPTERCFWLLNALDCDL, from the coding sequence TTGATCTTAAGGGGTGTTTCAGGCGAGTGCAGAAGTATTCAACATTCATTTTTACTTGAACGCCACCTCACTCAAACTAAAGCGGCGGAATTGCTTAGAATTGACCAGCTAAAAGTTTCTGCTTTGATGAGAGGAAAGCTGACAGGTTTTCCAACGGAAAGGTGCTTTTGGCTTCTCAATGCGCTGGATTGTGATTTGTAA
- a CDS encoding tetratricopeptide repeat protein gives MRIQKTLLVLITLFATFIPHPFLTTLGISSNLPALSFSPSPEQEKLLVFNKLASKAALLAETGILFISLQQTQQAEKLFSQSLQIIETISDPYQKAAVLSYIASKLVAVGRTEQALQLLAQSLQHQPNIQDKFLRKMVAGPMVHSFSEIAAHLVKTGKYERALNFAQSVSHITIKPRMLSQLASELAKARKFEQALQVAQMIRSNIDTASALHSIATNLAEDKKLDQALEVTQSIKHNSLKSNALELVVIQLAKAGQTDRAIQAAQSISDEMEKARVLSDIAVILAAMGNFDKALQLAQSSSVESWQAHAVSKIGAKLVETQNFEQAFQLAKTYNNETGNSGVLRDIAVKFVEAAQINSALQIAGMITTPYGKSPVLHGIASSMASLGHLSHALQVAQTIPDNDAKAQVLIQLAGLHAKAGDEKQSEAFFSQSLQLVQTIHNEDRKFDLLRMIVEKRADLGQTDRALQLVKTLTEFRQPWVLSSIARNLLKAGKVEQALEVVQTIKVDSSIASLKTELFSQIIFNLTSSAQAEKVSQVIKTLEIDSFAQSRLLSFLVSKLTSLGQVERALQIANSQKNDATRHGLFGSISSSLAASGQVERALQVAQKIPNTLDKGRILVYMAKSLTENQQAAQASEVLNQALVVVNAIE, from the coding sequence ATGCGAATTCAAAAAACCCTCCTCGTCCTGATCACCCTTTTTGCGACCTTCATCCCTCACCCTTTTCTCACAACTCTCGGCATCTCATCAAATCTCCCTGCCTTATCATTCAGTCCTAGTCCTGAACAAGAGAAGTTACTCGTCTTTAATAAGCTTGCCTCAAAAGCCGCCCTCTTGGCTGAAACCGGCATCCTGTTTATCTCTCTCCAACAAACACAGCAAGCTGAAAAACTGTTTTCTCAATCTTTGCAGATCATAGAAACCATCTCAGATCCCTATCAGAAAGCTGCGGTATTGAGTTACATTGCTTCCAAGCTAGTAGCAGTGGGAAGAACAGAGCAAGCATTGCAACTTCTCGCTCAATCTTTGCAACATCAACCAAATATCCAAGATAAATTTCTCAGAAAAATGGTTGCCGGTCCAATGGTTCACAGCTTTTCAGAAATCGCCGCTCACTTAGTTAAAACGGGAAAATATGAGCGGGCTTTAAACTTCGCACAATCCGTCTCGCATATTACCATCAAACCCCGGATGCTGAGTCAGCTTGCCTCCGAATTGGCAAAAGCCAGAAAATTTGAGCAAGCCTTGCAAGTTGCACAAATGATTAGAAGTAACATTGACACAGCCTCAGCATTACATTCAATCGCCACTAACTTAGCAGAGGATAAAAAACTCGATCAAGCCTTGGAAGTCACACAAAGCATCAAACATAACTCTCTAAAAAGCAATGCCTTGGAGCTGGTTGTTATCCAGCTAGCAAAAGCAGGACAAACTGATCGCGCAATTCAAGCAGCACAATCCATTTCAGACGAAATGGAGAAAGCCCGTGTATTAAGCGACATTGCTGTAATATTAGCTGCAATGGGAAACTTTGATAAAGCCTTACAGCTTGCACAAAGCAGTTCTGTTGAATCTTGGCAAGCTCATGCGGTGAGTAAAATTGGTGCTAAGTTAGTTGAAACGCAAAACTTTGAGCAGGCTTTTCAACTAGCCAAAACCTATAATAATGAAACCGGCAACTCTGGGGTGTTGAGAGATATTGCTGTTAAATTTGTTGAAGCTGCACAAATTAATAGCGCCTTGCAGATCGCAGGAATGATCACAACTCCTTATGGAAAAAGCCCTGTGTTGCATGGCATTGCAAGTTCAATGGCATCATTAGGACACCTTAGCCATGCTTTACAAGTCGCGCAAACGATACCAGATAACGATGCAAAAGCTCAGGTATTGATTCAATTAGCCGGCTTGCACGCCAAAGCCGGTGACGAAAAGCAAAGCGAGGCGTTTTTCTCCCAATCTTTACAACTCGTACAAACCATTCATAATGAAGATCGCAAATTCGATCTGCTGCGTATGATCGTTGAAAAAAGGGCAGACTTAGGACAGACTGACCGCGCCTTGCAATTGGTAAAAACACTTACTGAATTTCGTCAACCTTGGGTACTGTCTAGCATCGCTAGGAACTTGCTAAAAGCCGGAAAAGTTGAACAGGCGTTGGAGGTGGTGCAAACCATCAAGGTCGATTCTTCCATTGCTTCCCTGAAAACTGAATTGTTCAGTCAAATCATTTTCAACTTAACGTCATCTGCCCAAGCTGAAAAAGTTTCACAAGTGATAAAAACGCTTGAGATTGATTCTTTTGCTCAATCTCGGTTGTTAAGTTTCCTCGTTTCTAAATTAACTTCATTGGGGCAAGTCGAACGGGCTTTGCAGATAGCAAATTCCCAGAAGAATGATGCGACTAGACACGGATTATTTGGCAGTATATCTTCGTCGCTAGCTGCATCCGGACAAGTCGAACGCGCGTTACAAGTTGCCCAAAAAATCCCAAATACCTTAGACAAAGGAAGAATTTTAGTTTACATGGCTAAGTCTTTAACTGAAAATCAACAAGCAGCCCAAGCTTCTGAGGTTTTAAATCAAGCCTTGGTAGTGGTAAATGCAATTGAATAA
- a CDS encoding Rqc2 family fibronectin-binding protein, with translation MQPADFTTLTAACSELRHGWLPARLEQVYQRDRHTVALSLRTIDRRGWVDISWHPQAARLCAGDPPPRTPDTFTFSQQLRHQLGGLALVAITEVAPWERVLDLQFARRPGDPILWHLYVEIMGKRSNVILANQDNLIVTAAHQVSDRQSSVRPIQTGQPYEMPPALTDPAPSKNEPQERWQERITLIPGQLGRQMLKSYRGLSSAFVREMVEAAGLEPAQLTDSLSESNWQQLFYRWQEWLQALEQERFQPCWTREGYSVLGWVDSERKSDPASVSELLNTYYTGKLNQQEFKQLRHQLSQKLSNLLAKLQLKANTFSERLQQSDEADKYRQQADLMMANLHAWQPGMKEIILADFETGNPTSIPLEPEKNAVQNAQALYRRNQKLKRARAAVEPLLAEVQAEIDYLEQVESALSGLDAYREPADLQALEEIRDELISQGYLEDPEHRTQSETPATNFYRYQSPSGFELLIGRNNRQNDQLSFRLAGDYDVWFHTQEIAGSHVLLRLPPGSVAEEADLQFAADLSAYYSRARQSEQVPVVYTEPKHVYKPKGAKPGMVVYKHERILWGRPQEGSRYLTQAGDNFS, from the coding sequence GTGCAACCGGCTGACTTTACGACTTTAACGGCTGCTTGTTCTGAACTGCGTCACGGCTGGCTGCCGGCGCGTCTGGAACAGGTTTATCAACGTGACCGGCATACGGTGGCGCTGTCGCTGCGAACGATTGACCGGCGAGGCTGGGTGGATATCTCTTGGCATCCCCAAGCCGCCCGCCTGTGTGCCGGCGATCCGCCTCCCCGCACTCCCGATACATTTACTTTCAGTCAGCAGCTACGGCACCAACTGGGTGGTTTAGCACTGGTGGCCATTACTGAGGTAGCACCTTGGGAACGCGTTTTAGACTTGCAATTTGCCCGCCGGCCTGGTGATCCCATTCTCTGGCACCTGTATGTCGAAATTATGGGCAAACGCAGCAATGTGATTTTAGCTAATCAGGACAACTTGATTGTTACTGCTGCCCATCAAGTTAGTGATCGCCAATCAAGTGTGCGTCCCATCCAAACGGGCCAGCCTTACGAAATGCCGCCAGCGCTTACTGATCCGGCACCTAGCAAGAATGAACCCCAAGAACGTTGGCAGGAACGAATCACGCTGATCCCCGGCCAACTAGGGCGTCAGATGCTGAAAAGCTACCGGGGGTTGAGTTCGGCCTTCGTGCGGGAAATGGTCGAAGCTGCCGGTCTTGAACCGGCTCAACTTACCGACAGTCTGAGTGAGTCCAACTGGCAGCAATTGTTCTACAGGTGGCAAGAATGGCTGCAAGCTTTGGAGCAAGAGCGGTTTCAACCGTGCTGGACACGAGAGGGATACTCGGTATTGGGGTGGGTGGATAGTGAGAGAAAGAGCGATCCTGCGTCTGTCAGTGAGTTGCTCAACACCTATTACACCGGCAAACTAAATCAACAAGAATTCAAGCAGCTACGCCATCAACTGAGTCAAAAACTTAGTAACTTGCTGGCTAAATTGCAGCTCAAAGCCAATACTTTCTCGGAACGCTTGCAACAGTCAGATGAAGCCGACAAGTACCGGCAGCAAGCCGACTTGATGATGGCCAACCTACACGCGTGGCAACCGGGGATGAAGGAAATTATCCTTGCCGACTTTGAAACCGGCAACCCGACTTCGATTCCTCTGGAACCGGAAAAAAATGCTGTGCAAAATGCTCAGGCTCTCTACCGCCGCAATCAAAAGCTTAAACGCGCCCGTGCGGCTGTTGAACCCTTATTAGCTGAGGTGCAGGCTGAAATTGACTATCTCGAACAAGTGGAATCTGCGCTTTCCGGGCTGGATGCTTACCGGGAACCGGCGGATCTTCAAGCTTTGGAAGAAATTCGGGATGAGCTAATTAGCCAGGGATATCTAGAAGATCCAGAACACCGCACTCAGAGCGAAACACCGGCAACGAATTTTTACCGCTACCAAAGTCCTAGTGGGTTTGAATTATTGATTGGGCGCAACAACCGGCAAAATGACCAGTTGAGTTTTCGTCTGGCCGGTGATTACGATGTATGGTTTCATACTCAAGAGATTGCCGGCAGCCACGTCTTGCTGCGTTTACCGCCTGGATCTGTCGCCGAGGAGGCGGATTTGCAGTTTGCTGCGGATCTAAGCGCCTATTACAGCCGCGCTCGGCAAAGCGAACAGGTGCCGGTTGTTTATACCGAACCCAAGCACGTCTACAAGCCCAAGGGAGCCAAACCTGGTATGGTGGTTTACAAGCACGAGCGCATCCTCTGGGGCCGTCCCCAAGAAGGCAGCCGGTATCTTACACAGGCCGGTGATAACTTTTCGTAA
- the remA gene encoding extracellular matrix/biofilm regulator RemA — protein MDIQLINIGFGNIVSANRVVAIVSPESAPIKRIISDARDRGQLIDATYGRRTRAVIITDSSHVILSAIQPETVAHRFVISKDGQSVS, from the coding sequence ATGGACATTCAACTTATCAATATCGGTTTTGGTAACATCGTGTCTGCCAACCGAGTCGTTGCCATTGTCAGTCCTGAGTCTGCCCCGATTAAGCGGATCATTAGTGATGCGCGCGATAGGGGCCAGTTGATTGACGCTACTTACGGTCGTCGAACGCGGGCCGTGATTATTACTGATTCCAGCCACGTTATCCTTTCGGCAATTCAGCCGGAAACCGTCGCCCATCGCTTTGTCATCAGTAAAGACGGTCAGAGCGTCAGTTAA
- a CDS encoding pre-peptidase C-terminal domain-containing protein: MFEDYLNPYASNREEVSANASFNVGSNNAQSSDLITPESAIQNFLSGGASSKKIDWETPWLGSDECFFPSDKLLPNDSAFLTSLDSNSISKPETLSVDSLTGKALSPALEQAFTSASNHIQALASDPDFNTKMNLAFGTNWDAEEAKELFQELAQGNAITATVILSSSEINGANGAFASVTNTIYLSSEFIAQNAVNPEAVTSVVLEEIGHYIDSRINAKDAAGDEGEIFAAVVQGEKLDASGLLALKAEDDTAIITLDGTEIQIEQDNSLSLARNIGTLSSTQTYSDWVGTTDTNDYYKFNINNTSNFNLTVNGLSADADVHLLNIYGNVIQASAAGGTTTESISSSLNAGTYYVRVFPYGSANTNYNLSLRATPPSDGNDTLNTAQNFSGGVDMNGVFSTGISGASIGGTDLNDYYRISLNDTRQVNLSLNGLQADANVQLLNSSGSLIRSSTNTGITAESIITNLNAGTYYLRVLPNGSAVTNYNLNVSLQIPTNHWKAEYFNNLSLSGSPVFRENLGDGSQSFARNWGSGAPSNTPADNFSARITTQRYLAPGLYQIKTQADDGIRVRIGNQSVIDKWVDQPFATNSGYFRSNGETLPITVEYHERGGAAALNFNIIPATKFQDIVSESSQWKATVYSWNTSQGSAPPTNFWQGDINNPNAIGTINLGSNTRSDGKKGINVNWGSNAPNNDGNRLPHDFFAMRAYTWADFDGSPYKFRVRGDDGFEILAKNQGTGQWFNVTSANQWTQAYGAHQEITARLPAGRYDLHFHQYEGAGDAYLDLSWEKTNSLPSSAQQANNFFKLQYWNPTYNPNGPGGSANCGPASLAMIRKMFGFEQANISIETSIDHARSLMFGYSNGVREGVNVLDQDQVVSSFDHIKNGIRNSGGIPEQLTGWDNLDRSLATGKPVISYGQLTDAWRQQFPNRVGSGSTNHWNAILGKTSDGNYIVADPMHEGGAFAMTKNQLAVFYQYHQGYPNFIAFGRT; encoded by the coding sequence ATGTTTGAAGATTACTTGAATCCGTACGCGAGCAATCGAGAGGAAGTATCTGCTAACGCTTCCTTCAATGTCGGGAGTAACAACGCCCAGTCTAGCGATCTAATCACGCCCGAATCAGCCATTCAAAATTTTCTGAGTGGGGGAGCATCTTCTAAGAAAATTGATTGGGAAACTCCGTGGCTAGGTTCAGATGAATGCTTTTTTCCGTCTGACAAGTTACTACCTAATGACAGTGCATTTCTCACGTCGTTAGACAGCAACTCTATCAGTAAACCTGAAACATTATCAGTTGATTCATTGACAGGGAAAGCTCTTTCTCCGGCCCTAGAGCAAGCTTTTACCAGCGCTTCTAACCACATCCAGGCTTTAGCAAGTGACCCAGATTTCAATACCAAAATGAATCTTGCTTTTGGTACAAATTGGGATGCCGAAGAAGCAAAAGAATTATTTCAAGAGCTGGCTCAAGGTAATGCAATCACGGCAACCGTTATTCTCTCCAGTAGCGAGATTAATGGGGCGAATGGGGCATTTGCCAGTGTGACGAACACAATTTATTTATCGAGTGAGTTTATCGCCCAAAACGCTGTCAATCCAGAAGCAGTTACAAGTGTGGTACTTGAAGAGATTGGGCATTACATCGATTCACGGATCAATGCCAAAGATGCTGCCGGTGATGAGGGTGAGATTTTTGCAGCAGTTGTTCAAGGCGAGAAGTTAGATGCGTCGGGACTTTTAGCGTTAAAGGCTGAAGATGATACGGCAATTATCACCTTAGATGGGACAGAAATTCAGATAGAGCAGGACAATAGCCTTAGCCTCGCTCGTAACATTGGCACTCTCAGCAGCACTCAAACCTATAGTGATTGGGTAGGCACAACAGACACCAACGATTACTACAAATTCAACATCAATAACACCAGCAATTTTAACCTTACGGTTAATGGGTTAAGCGCCGATGCGGATGTGCACTTACTTAACATCTATGGCAATGTAATACAGGCGTCAGCCGCCGGTGGAACTACCACCGAGTCAATTAGTAGTAGCTTAAATGCCGGCACCTACTATGTGCGGGTTTTTCCCTATGGCAGTGCCAACACTAATTATAACTTGAGTTTGAGAGCGACACCACCGAGTGATGGGAATGACACTCTGAATACAGCTCAGAACTTTTCTGGTGGTGTTGACATGAATGGGGTCTTCTCGACAGGAATATCGGGGGCGTCTATCGGGGGTACTGACCTTAACGATTACTACCGAATCTCTTTAAATGATACCCGCCAAGTCAACTTGTCCTTAAATGGCTTGCAGGCAGATGCAAATGTGCAGCTACTCAACAGCAGTGGCAGCCTGATTCGGAGTTCTACCAACACCGGCATCACTGCTGAATCTATCATCACCAATTTAAATGCAGGCACTTACTATCTTCGAGTTTTGCCTAATGGTAGTGCCGTTACCAACTACAATCTGAACGTGTCATTGCAGATCCCTACAAATCACTGGAAGGCTGAATATTTCAATAACCTCAGCTTAAGTGGTAGCCCTGTTTTTAGGGAGAACTTGGGGGATGGCAGTCAAAGTTTTGCTCGCAACTGGGGCAGTGGCGCTCCTAGCAATACTCCTGCCGACAACTTTTCCGCTCGAATCACAACTCAGCGTTATTTAGCGCCTGGTCTGTATCAAATTAAAACTCAAGCTGATGATGGTATCCGAGTGCGGATCGGCAATCAAAGCGTCATTGATAAATGGGTCGATCAGCCCTTTGCTACTAATTCAGGCTATTTCCGCTCAAATGGGGAGACTTTACCAATTACAGTTGAATACCACGAGCGTGGTGGCGCAGCAGCTTTAAACTTCAACATTATCCCTGCAACTAAGTTCCAAGATATAGTCAGCGAATCGAGTCAGTGGAAGGCAACAGTCTACTCTTGGAATACCAGTCAAGGAAGTGCACCTCCTACGAATTTCTGGCAAGGAGATATAAATAATCCCAATGCAATTGGCACAATTAATCTCGGTTCTAATACTCGTAGTGATGGCAAGAAAGGAATTAATGTCAACTGGGGTTCTAATGCCCCTAATAATGATGGCAATCGCTTACCGCACGACTTCTTTGCGATGCGAGCTTACACCTGGGCAGATTTTGATGGCAGTCCCTATAAGTTCCGAGTCAGAGGCGATGATGGGTTCGAAATTCTTGCAAAGAATCAAGGAACAGGCCAGTGGTTTAACGTTACATCAGCCAATCAGTGGACACAAGCTTACGGGGCACACCAGGAAATCACAGCCCGGTTGCCAGCCGGTCGATACGATTTGCATTTCCACCAGTATGAAGGAGCCGGTGATGCTTACTTAGACCTCTCTTGGGAGAAGACCAACAGCTTGCCAAGTAGCGCACAACAAGCGAACAACTTCTTTAAACTTCAATACTGGAACCCAACGTATAATCCTAATGGGCCAGGTGGCAGTGCAAATTGTGGCCCTGCTAGCTTAGCTATGATCCGCAAAATGTTCGGTTTTGAGCAGGCTAATATCAGCATTGAAACCAGTATTGACCATGCACGCTCTCTGATGTTTGGCTACTCTAACGGTGTCAGAGAAGGCGTGAACGTGCTGGATCAAGATCAAGTAGTCAGTTCTTTTGATCACATTAAAAACGGCATCCGAAACTCAGGGGGTATTCCTGAACAATTAACTGGATGGGATAATCTTGATCGGAGCCTCGCTACAGGGAAGCCTGTTATATCTTATGGACAGCTAACTGATGCGTGGCGTCAACAGTTTCCGAACAGAGTGGGTAGTGGCTCTACCAATCACTGGAATGCAATTCTAGGCAAAACATCGGATGGAAACTACATTGTTGCAGATCCGATGCATGAGGGCGGGGCCTTCGCCATGACGAAGAACCAACTTGCTGTTTTTTATCAATATCATCAGGGATACCCAAACTTCATTGCGTTTGGCCGAACCTAG